A portion of the Rhodococcus pseudokoreensis genome contains these proteins:
- a CDS encoding IclR family transcriptional regulator, translating into MRAEDGELTSKHQPLLVLSKITEILDAFSLSRPSMTLGEIHQATGLPTSTVQRLVSNLVAQEFLDRSGDQIRIGVKMAFWAATATKGLDVLAVVTPVLKEIRDATGETASFFRVEQGYRVCVAIAETEHALRRNMYVGKIVPLPAGSAGRVLLAWNPDLTEQVLAGPIEPMTEGTVTDTSVLRDLIHQARADGYAITAGEREDSASGLAAPVFDSSGDVLGALAISGPTLRMPREQCEKWVDLLVGSAEQVTRTLGGRYPS; encoded by the coding sequence ATGCGAGCGGAAGACGGCGAATTGACCTCCAAACACCAGCCGTTGCTGGTGCTGAGCAAGATCACGGAGATCCTCGATGCCTTCAGCCTGTCGCGTCCGTCGATGACGCTGGGCGAGATCCACCAGGCCACGGGCCTGCCGACGTCGACGGTCCAGCGTTTGGTCAGCAACCTGGTGGCGCAGGAATTCCTCGACCGGTCCGGCGACCAGATCCGGATCGGCGTGAAGATGGCGTTCTGGGCGGCGACGGCCACCAAGGGACTCGACGTGCTGGCCGTCGTCACACCGGTGCTGAAGGAGATCCGCGACGCCACCGGTGAGACCGCCAGCTTCTTCCGGGTCGAGCAGGGCTACCGCGTGTGCGTGGCCATCGCGGAGACCGAGCACGCCCTGCGACGGAACATGTACGTCGGAAAGATCGTCCCCCTGCCCGCCGGGTCGGCGGGCCGGGTGCTGCTCGCCTGGAACCCGGACCTCACCGAACAGGTCCTCGCCGGACCCATCGAGCCGATGACGGAGGGCACCGTCACCGACACCTCGGTGCTGCGCGACCTGATCCACCAGGCGCGGGCCGACGGGTACGCGATCACGGCGGGGGAGCGGGAGGACAGCGCTTCGGGATTGGCTGCGCCCGTGTTCGATTCGTCCGGTGACGTGCTCGGCGCGCTGGCGATCAGCGGGCCGACCCTCCGCATGCCCCGCGAACAGTGCGAGAAGTGGGTGGACCTGCTCGTCGGCAGCGCCGAGCAGGTCACCCGGACGCTCGGCGGCCGCTACCCGTCGTGA
- a CDS encoding 2-hydroxyacid dehydrogenase, which yields MSGARFYVTTPIPEPALTLLRAAGSVELPEELPDAARLREVCLSGDYDVVVSQLRDSFDADLLAAAKIRGISNYAVGFNNVDIGAATANKILVGNTPGVLTDATADVAMLLIMATARRAVEADTFVRSGKFTGWEPNLLLGQDVSGSTLGLAGFGRIARATARRALAFGMQVLFCPRPPGDRPVPDAELGEFAGRVTHTDWDTLVTTSDFLSLHVPLNEQTRHLVDADVLHAMKPTAILVNTARGPVVDEAALVDALKSGEIAGAGLDVYEDEPALAPGLAELPNTVLLPHVGSATVAVRSEMARLCAENAVAMAQNRIPPHPVNPEAWTS from the coding sequence ATGAGCGGCGCCCGGTTCTACGTCACCACCCCGATCCCCGAACCCGCCCTCACGCTGCTGCGCGCCGCGGGCAGCGTCGAACTGCCCGAGGAACTTCCGGACGCCGCCCGGCTGCGGGAGGTCTGCCTGTCCGGCGACTACGACGTGGTGGTGTCCCAACTACGCGACAGTTTCGACGCCGACCTCCTCGCCGCCGCGAAGATCCGCGGGATCTCCAACTACGCGGTCGGGTTCAACAACGTCGACATCGGTGCGGCCACCGCCAACAAGATCCTCGTCGGCAACACCCCGGGTGTGCTCACCGACGCCACCGCCGACGTCGCGATGCTGCTGATCATGGCCACCGCGCGCCGGGCGGTGGAGGCCGACACGTTCGTCCGTTCCGGCAAGTTCACCGGATGGGAACCGAACCTGCTACTCGGCCAGGATGTTTCGGGGAGCACGCTCGGACTCGCCGGGTTCGGGCGGATCGCCCGCGCCACCGCCCGCCGGGCACTGGCCTTCGGCATGCAGGTGCTGTTCTGCCCGCGGCCTCCCGGTGACCGGCCGGTGCCGGACGCCGAACTCGGCGAGTTCGCCGGACGCGTCACCCACACCGACTGGGACACCCTCGTCACCACCAGCGACTTCCTGTCCCTGCACGTTCCGCTGAACGAGCAGACCCGGCACCTGGTGGACGCGGACGTGCTGCACGCGATGAAGCCGACGGCGATCCTCGTCAACACCGCGCGCGGTCCCGTCGTCGACGAGGCCGCCCTCGTCGACGCCCTGAAATCCGGGGAGATCGCCGGGGCCGGACTGGACGTCTACGAGGACGAGCCCGCGCTCGCACCCGGGCTCGCGGAACTGCCGAACACCGTGCTGCTCCCCCACGTCGGCAGCGCCACCGTCGCCGTACGGTCCGAGATGGCGCGGCTGTGCGCCGAAAACGCGGTGGCCATGGCGCAGAACCGGATCCCACCGCACCCGGTCAACCCGGAGGCGTGGACGTCGTGA
- a CDS encoding hydroxymethylglutaryl-CoA lyase, producing MTQSFESRALLRDVTLRDGLQLTGKMLPTARKLEIARRLLELGVPALEIGSMARPDLVPPMANTVEVISELTPEELEHCWVWVATPRHVEKAAAAGARHFQYCFSASDSHNQANIGRSTEDSLAAMPAAIELAQDVGGSIQLCIATSFTCPFEGRVPEQRVIDIANDPRAHGAVDVVVCDTLGQAVPAEVYSLVSRVRLETPQRGIVFHGHDTWGLGVANSLAAVAAGAMTVDGALGGLGGCPFAPGASGNTASEDLLFATRPDWLNPTTFGSLVELSEKTLAELGEANRSKAAQGARSNASAFEWVIGGGR from the coding sequence ATGACGCAATCCTTCGAATCACGCGCCTTGCTCCGCGACGTCACCCTGCGCGACGGACTGCAGCTGACCGGCAAGATGCTGCCCACCGCCCGGAAGCTCGAGATCGCGCGACGACTCCTCGAACTCGGCGTGCCCGCGCTCGAGATCGGGTCGATGGCCCGCCCCGACCTCGTCCCGCCGATGGCGAACACCGTCGAGGTGATCTCGGAGCTGACCCCGGAGGAACTGGAGCACTGCTGGGTGTGGGTCGCCACGCCCCGGCACGTGGAGAAGGCCGCCGCCGCGGGCGCACGCCATTTTCAGTACTGCTTCTCCGCGTCCGATTCCCACAACCAGGCGAACATCGGCCGGTCCACCGAGGACAGTCTCGCCGCGATGCCCGCCGCGATCGAACTCGCGCAGGACGTCGGGGGCAGCATCCAACTGTGCATCGCGACGTCGTTCACCTGCCCGTTCGAGGGCCGGGTGCCGGAGCAGCGGGTGATCGACATCGCCAACGATCCGCGCGCCCACGGCGCCGTCGACGTCGTCGTCTGCGACACCCTCGGCCAGGCCGTCCCGGCCGAGGTGTACTCCCTCGTCTCCCGGGTCCGGCTCGAGACCCCGCAACGCGGCATCGTCTTCCACGGTCACGACACCTGGGGTCTGGGGGTCGCGAACAGTCTCGCCGCGGTCGCGGCGGGCGCGATGACCGTCGACGGCGCACTCGGCGGGCTCGGCGGCTGCCCGTTCGCGCCCGGCGCCAGCGGCAACACCGCCAGCGAGGACCTGCTGTTCGCCACCCGCCCCGACTGGCTGAACCCCACCACGTTCGGCTCGCTGGTGGAACTGTCCGAGAAGACCCTCGCCGAACTCGGCGAGGCCAATCGGTCCAAGGCCGCGCAGGGCGCGCGCTCCAACGCTTCCGCGTTCGAGTGGGTCATCGGCGGCGGCCGATGA
- a CDS encoding ATP-dependent Clp protease ATP-binding subunit, with amino-acid sequence MPAFFGPEGPGRIDISRLMSRSTQELMAAAARFAAGRGDAELDALHVLRVMTEHDPVTSLMRRAGADTAAVADAVELRLPQGRDTSGFATPALSGALKTALLEAHQLARALGSTYIDPEHLFLALAADQDHAAGRLLASEGITPERLQTAVQGGSVEESPDSETPTLDKYGFDLTERARGGGVDPVIGRADEIEQTIEILSRRTKNNPVLVGEAGVGKTAVVEGLAQRIVDGDVPDRLTGKRIVQLDLSSMVSGTRYRGDFEERLGKVIDEISAHSDELIVFIDEVHSIAGAGGGADGAMDAGNILKPKLARGELHIVGATTLDEYRKHIEKDPALERRFQPVTVAEPSVEDAVAILSGLRDRYEEHHGVRYTDEAITAAVELSARYVGDRFLPDKAIDLIDQAGARLRLRMPSVDVEALRAKLAELEQAKEQAVADEQYEKASSLRDEATAVQARIDGKSVGASDAAPEVTAEQIAEVVSRATGIPASQMTEEEKERLRRLEDELHRRVVGQDDAVKAIARAVRRSRTGMNDPDRPVGSFLFLGPTGVGKTELAKALAATLFGDENKMLRLDMSEFGERHTVSRLVGAPPGYVGYGEAGQLTEQVRRNPYSVILLDEIEKAHPDVFNTLLQVLDDGRLTDGQGRTVDFKNTVLIMTSNLGSDIISSKSGALGFSTGDAEASEKPLRDRVMGRLRESMRPEFLNRIDEIVIFRKLDTDQLHRITDLLLDDSRKRLQSKGIEISFSDAAVDWIAEHGHQPEFGARPLRRSIQRAVDDRIADLLLDDILVEGGSIAVGVADDELDLVVG; translated from the coding sequence ATGCCAGCATTCTTCGGGCCGGAGGGCCCAGGTCGCATCGACATCAGTCGGCTCATGAGCCGCTCCACCCAGGAGCTCATGGCTGCGGCTGCCCGCTTCGCCGCAGGTCGTGGCGACGCGGAACTCGATGCACTCCACGTTCTGCGCGTCATGACAGAACACGACCCCGTCACGTCCCTGATGCGCCGCGCAGGCGCCGACACGGCGGCCGTCGCCGATGCCGTCGAACTGCGACTGCCTCAGGGCCGCGATACGTCCGGCTTCGCGACACCCGCACTGAGCGGTGCGCTGAAGACCGCGCTCCTCGAGGCGCACCAGCTCGCGCGCGCTCTCGGTTCCACCTACATCGATCCCGAGCACCTCTTCCTGGCGCTCGCCGCGGATCAGGACCACGCCGCCGGCCGCCTGCTCGCGTCCGAGGGCATCACCCCGGAACGCTTGCAGACCGCAGTGCAGGGCGGGTCGGTGGAGGAGTCTCCGGACTCCGAGACCCCCACGCTCGACAAGTACGGCTTCGACCTCACCGAACGCGCACGCGGCGGCGGAGTCGACCCGGTGATCGGGCGCGCCGACGAGATCGAGCAGACCATCGAGATCCTGTCGCGCCGCACCAAGAACAACCCCGTGCTGGTCGGTGAGGCCGGCGTCGGCAAGACGGCGGTCGTCGAGGGCCTGGCCCAGCGCATCGTCGACGGCGACGTCCCCGACCGCCTGACGGGTAAGCGCATCGTGCAACTCGACCTGTCGAGCATGGTGTCGGGCACCCGGTACCGCGGTGACTTCGAGGAACGCCTGGGCAAGGTGATCGACGAGATCTCGGCCCACTCGGACGAGCTGATCGTCTTCATCGACGAGGTGCACTCCATCGCCGGTGCCGGTGGCGGCGCCGACGGTGCGATGGACGCGGGCAACATCCTCAAGCCGAAGCTCGCCCGCGGTGAACTGCACATCGTCGGTGCGACGACGCTCGACGAGTACCGCAAGCACATCGAGAAGGACCCGGCGCTCGAACGGCGCTTCCAGCCGGTGACGGTGGCGGAGCCGAGCGTCGAGGATGCGGTAGCGATCCTGTCCGGTCTGCGTGACCGGTACGAGGAGCATCACGGTGTCCGCTACACCGACGAGGCGATCACGGCCGCCGTCGAACTGTCGGCCCGCTACGTCGGCGACCGCTTCCTGCCGGACAAGGCGATCGACCTGATCGATCAGGCCGGTGCCCGGTTGCGGCTGCGGATGCCGAGCGTCGACGTCGAGGCCCTGCGGGCGAAGCTCGCGGAACTCGAACAGGCCAAGGAGCAGGCCGTCGCCGACGAGCAGTACGAGAAGGCGTCGAGTCTGCGCGACGAGGCCACGGCGGTCCAGGCCCGGATCGACGGGAAGTCCGTCGGCGCGTCCGACGCCGCGCCCGAGGTGACGGCCGAGCAGATCGCCGAGGTCGTGTCGCGGGCCACCGGAATCCCGGCCAGCCAGATGACGGAGGAGGAGAAGGAACGTCTCCGCCGGCTCGAGGACGAACTGCATCGCCGGGTCGTCGGCCAGGACGATGCCGTGAAGGCGATCGCCCGGGCGGTGCGCCGCAGCCGCACCGGCATGAACGATCCGGACCGTCCCGTGGGCAGCTTCCTGTTCCTCGGACCGACGGGTGTCGGCAAGACCGAACTCGCGAAGGCGCTGGCCGCCACACTGTTCGGTGACGAGAACAAGATGCTGCGGCTCGACATGAGCGAGTTCGGTGAACGTCACACGGTCAGCAGGCTCGTCGGCGCTCCTCCCGGCTACGTCGGATACGGGGAGGCGGGGCAGCTCACCGAGCAGGTCCGGCGGAATCCGTACTCGGTGATCCTGCTCGACGAGATCGAGAAGGCGCACCCCGACGTGTTCAACACGCTGCTGCAGGTGCTCGACGACGGTCGGCTCACCGACGGTCAGGGCCGGACGGTGGACTTCAAGAACACCGTCCTGATCATGACCAGCAACCTGGGGTCCGACATCATCTCCAGCAAGTCGGGTGCGCTGGGCTTCAGCACCGGTGACGCGGAGGCGTCGGAGAAGCCGCTGCGGGATCGGGTGATGGGCCGGCTGCGCGAGTCGATGCGTCCGGAGTTCCTGAACCGGATCGACGAGATCGTGATCTTCCGCAAGCTCGACACCGATCAGCTGCACCGGATCACCGACCTGCTGTTGGACGACAGCAGGAAGCGGCTGCAGTCCAAGGGCATCGAGATCTCGTTCAGCGACGCCGCGGTCGACTGGATCGCCGAGCACGGACATCAGCCCGAGTTCGGGGCGCGCCCGTTGCGCCGGTCGATCCAGCGGGCCGTCGACGATCGGATCGCCGATCTGCTGCTCGACGACATCCTGGTCGAGGGTGGCAGCATCGCGGTCGGCGTGGCCGACGACGAGTTGGACCTCGTGGTCGGCTGA